The following are from one region of the Haloactinomyces albus genome:
- a CDS encoding amidohydrolase → MSTTTDHAVWYSGGHVFTGDPQQSWTESLVLRGSHIVYVGPDASAADYAGADTTRIDLQGSTVLPGFVDGHAHVLMTGQASLHAHLTDAGDLAEIHRRVTTWASNNPDAPRVLGRGWLFSSIPEGRPTKEMLDAIVPDRPVYLDANDYHSVWVNTAALAELGITRDTPDPVGGRIVRDPATGEPTGHLEETAAQNLVWPFIADATTDEDRDAALVAANTSYLSSGVTCAVDMALDEPSLAAMVRAERANTLNMRIVGHWLIRRAADPAQHLAQIKRAAELAATHHSDTLRITGVKFVVDGVIDGCTASMLEPYADGTSAEPIWDLDHLAPAVAAADAAGLQVALHAIGDKATRIALDALEHAHQANGPRPRRHRIEHLEYVDPADVPRLAQLGITASMQPVHADPAIRANWAAMLGDARAERGFAWPEFTGTGARLAFGTDAPTAPHPPLPNLYIANTRRSPSDPSLLAPQPHLAVPLPDAVRHATTDSAWACGSETALGKLESGLLADFIVLDRNPFNTDPGSLLQARVLRTVIGGSTVWRA, encoded by the coding sequence ATGAGCACCACTACTGACCATGCGGTCTGGTATTCGGGCGGTCACGTCTTCACCGGTGACCCTCAGCAATCATGGACCGAGTCCTTGGTGCTGCGAGGCAGTCACATCGTCTACGTGGGCCCGGACGCTTCCGCAGCGGACTACGCCGGGGCGGACACGACAAGGATCGATCTCCAGGGCAGCACGGTCCTGCCCGGATTCGTCGACGGGCACGCACACGTGTTGATGACCGGCCAGGCAAGCCTGCACGCGCATCTCACCGACGCAGGCGACCTCGCCGAGATTCACCGCCGTGTCACCACATGGGCCAGCAACAACCCGGACGCGCCCCGTGTGCTGGGTCGCGGCTGGTTGTTCTCCTCGATTCCCGAGGGCCGTCCCACCAAGGAAATGCTGGATGCGATCGTTCCCGACCGCCCGGTCTACCTTGATGCCAACGACTACCATTCCGTATGGGTCAACACTGCGGCCCTGGCTGAGCTCGGCATCACCCGCGACACTCCGGACCCTGTCGGAGGCCGGATCGTGCGCGACCCTGCCACGGGAGAACCGACCGGGCACCTGGAGGAAACCGCCGCGCAAAACCTCGTATGGCCCTTCATCGCCGACGCCACGACGGACGAGGATCGCGATGCAGCACTGGTCGCAGCCAACACCAGCTACCTGTCCAGCGGGGTCACCTGTGCCGTCGACATGGCCCTCGACGAGCCCAGCCTCGCGGCGATGGTGCGGGCCGAACGCGCGAACACACTGAACATGCGGATCGTCGGCCACTGGCTGATCCGGCGCGCCGCCGATCCCGCCCAGCACCTCGCCCAGATCAAGCGGGCCGCCGAACTCGCGGCCACCCACCATTCGGACACACTGCGCATCACCGGGGTGAAATTCGTCGTCGACGGCGTCATCGACGGCTGCACCGCCAGCATGCTCGAACCGTACGCCGACGGCACCAGCGCGGAACCGATCTGGGACCTCGACCACCTCGCCCCCGCGGTAGCTGCCGCCGACGCCGCCGGGCTGCAAGTCGCACTGCACGCGATCGGTGACAAGGCCACCCGAATCGCGCTCGACGCACTCGAACACGCCCACCAGGCGAACGGCCCACGCCCCCGCAGGCATCGCATCGAGCACCTCGAGTACGTCGACCCGGCTGACGTACCCCGCCTTGCCCAACTCGGCATCACTGCGTCCATGCAGCCGGTACACGCCGACCCTGCCATCAGAGCGAACTGGGCCGCCATGCTCGGTGACGCACGCGCCGAGCGAGGCTTCGCCTGGCCCGAATTCACCGGCACCGGTGCCCGACTCGCTTTCGGCACCGACGCACCGACCGCCCCGCACCCACCTCTGCCGAATCTCTACATCGCCAATACCCGACGCTCACCCTCTGATCCATCCCTCCTCGCACCACAGCCGCATCTCGCGGTACCACTGCCCGACGCAGTCCGACACGCCACAACAGACTCAGCCTGGGCCTGCGGCAGCGAAACTGCGCTCGGCAAGCTCGAATCCGGACTCCTCGCCGACTTCATCGTCCTGGACCGCAACCCATTCAACACCGATCCCGGATCGCTGCTACAGGCCCGCGTACTGCGCACCGTTATCGGCGGCAGCACGGTATGGCGGGCGTAA
- a CDS encoding cation diffusion facilitator family transporter, protein MARWWSRVIHAVTPHSHDSTEIVDATLQTSRAGMRALWISFAGLVVTALAQAVLVSFTGSVALLGDTLHNVADALTAVPLAIAFVLGRRAATRRFTYGLGRSEDLAGLVILLVMSASAVLAAWTAIDRLLHPQQMSNIGWVAAAGLVGFAGNELVARYRIIVGRKIGSAALVADGLHARTDGFTSLGVLLAAGGAWLGWRWADPIVGLLITAAIISVLCGAAKEIFARMLDAVDPTLVTRAETALQATSGVLTVDTLRMRWVGHQLHAETDLVVDPNLSVVDAHAIAVDAEHRLLHAMPRLSRAIVHTDPAPTTEHDPHAEIAHHH, encoded by the coding sequence ATGGCGCGCTGGTGGTCGCGGGTCATTCACGCGGTGACCCCACACAGCCACGACAGCACCGAGATCGTCGACGCCACGCTGCAGACCAGCCGGGCCGGGATGCGGGCGCTGTGGATCTCGTTCGCGGGGCTCGTGGTCACCGCACTGGCCCAGGCAGTCTTGGTGTCATTCACCGGCTCGGTGGCGCTATTGGGCGACACGCTGCACAACGTCGCCGACGCGCTCACAGCGGTCCCCTTGGCGATCGCATTCGTACTGGGCAGACGAGCAGCCACTCGACGATTCACCTACGGACTCGGACGCAGCGAAGACCTCGCCGGGCTGGTGATCCTGCTGGTGATGTCCGCCTCGGCGGTGCTGGCCGCCTGGACGGCCATCGACCGGCTTCTCCATCCGCAGCAGATGAGCAACATCGGCTGGGTCGCCGCGGCCGGACTCGTCGGATTCGCAGGCAACGAACTGGTGGCCCGCTACCGCATCATCGTGGGCCGCAAGATCGGCTCGGCTGCCCTGGTCGCCGACGGGCTGCACGCCCGTACTGACGGGTTCACCTCCCTGGGCGTGCTGCTGGCCGCAGGCGGGGCCTGGCTGGGCTGGCGCTGGGCAGACCCGATCGTCGGATTGCTGATCACCGCGGCGATCATCTCCGTGCTCTGCGGCGCCGCCAAGGAAATCTTCGCCCGCATGCTCGACGCCGTCGATCCCACCCTGGTCACCCGGGCCGAGACCGCCCTCCAAGCCACCAGCGGCGTACTGACCGTGGATACGCTGCGGATGCGCTGGGTCGGCCACCAACTGCACGCCGAAACCGACCTGGTCGTCGACCCGAACCTCTCCGTCGTCGACGCCCACGCCATCGCCGTCGACGCCGAACATCGACTGTTGCATGCCATGCCTCGCCTGAGCCGAGCGATCGTGCACACCGACCCCGCCCCCACCACAGAACACGACCCGCACGCCGAAATCGCCCACCACCACTAG
- a CDS encoding TetR/AcrR family transcriptional regulator, which produces MDEHEARERILTAAEELFYTHGLQTVGMANIRQASGVSLKRLYQCFPSKEDLIDSYLNRRDQHWHQALTEHVDRYRSGRQRLLAVFDFLTDWFAAPDFRGCAFINAFGELGAVSTPVAAIARSHKHTLRARLRELATEAEAEDAEALAGQLLVLVEGAIVTASMQDFPQCAGEHTKTAAQTLIDTQFGPQHRACR; this is translated from the coding sequence GTGGACGAGCACGAGGCCCGCGAGCGGATCCTGACCGCCGCCGAAGAGCTTTTTTACACGCACGGCCTCCAGACGGTGGGCATGGCCAACATTCGTCAGGCATCGGGCGTGTCCCTCAAACGGCTCTACCAGTGCTTCCCCTCCAAAGAAGACCTGATCGACAGCTACCTCAACCGACGTGATCAACACTGGCACCAGGCACTGACCGAACATGTCGATCGCTATCGCAGTGGTCGGCAACGCCTGCTTGCCGTGTTCGACTTTCTCACCGACTGGTTCGCCGCCCCGGACTTCCGCGGGTGTGCGTTCATCAACGCATTCGGCGAACTCGGGGCCGTGTCCACTCCGGTTGCCGCCATCGCCCGGTCGCACAAGCACACCCTGCGCGCTCGCCTCCGCGAACTCGCCACCGAAGCCGAAGCCGAGGACGCCGAAGCACTCGCCGGCCAGCTCCTCGTCCTCGTCGAGGGCGCGATCGTGACCGCCTCCATGCAGGATTTCCCGCAGTGCGCCGGAGAACACACCAAAACCGCTGCACAGACGTTGATCGATACCCAGTTCGGCCCACAGCACCGAGCCTGCCGGTAG
- a CDS encoding ArsR/SmtB family transcription factor — MCARDNDASASAGQQLPAEDLVEAAGTALRMLTDPTRLRIVWLLRETEMDVAGLATATGAARPAVSQHLAKLRLAGLVRTRREGRRAVYTARGGHVQRLIEEVLSAAEHHLTGAPDHD; from the coding sequence ATGTGCGCACGCGACAATGATGCAAGTGCCAGTGCCGGGCAACAACTCCCCGCCGAAGACCTGGTGGAGGCCGCGGGCACCGCACTGCGGATGCTGACCGATCCCACCCGGTTGCGGATCGTGTGGCTGCTGCGCGAGACCGAGATGGATGTGGCCGGCCTGGCCACCGCCACCGGGGCGGCCCGGCCCGCGGTCTCGCAGCACCTGGCCAAACTTCGCTTGGCCGGGCTGGTACGGACGCGCCGAGAGGGTCGCCGCGCGGTCTACACCGCCCGGGGCGGCCACGTGCAGCGCCTGATCGAGGAAGTGCTCTCGGCCGCCGAGCATCACCTCACCGGAGCCCCCGACCACGACTGA
- a CDS encoding nuclear transport factor 2 family protein yields MTARPPLPPFTEETAQEKVQAAEDAWNTCDPERVALAYTEDSVWRNRDRFVTGRAEIVRFLQHKWHRELDYALRKELWAFQGSRIAVRYQYECRDGRGQWWRSYGNELWEFADNGLMSRRESSIDDVPIDANQRRIHGPRPRTERGAPLPLQ; encoded by the coding sequence ATGACGGCACGGCCCCCGCTGCCACCGTTTACCGAGGAGACAGCACAGGAGAAGGTCCAGGCAGCCGAGGACGCCTGGAACACGTGCGACCCCGAACGGGTCGCGCTGGCCTACACCGAAGACTCGGTGTGGCGCAATCGCGATCGGTTCGTCACCGGACGCGCCGAGATCGTGCGATTTCTCCAGCACAAGTGGCACCGTGAACTCGACTATGCGTTGCGCAAGGAACTGTGGGCATTCCAGGGCAGTCGGATCGCGGTGCGATATCAGTACGAGTGCCGCGATGGTCGGGGCCAGTGGTGGCGCAGCTATGGCAACGAGCTGTGGGAGTTCGCCGACAATGGACTGATGAGCCGTCGTGAATCCAGCATCGACGACGTGCCCATCGACGCTAACCAGCGGCGCATCCACGGCCCGCGCCCACGAACCGAACGCGGAGCACCTCTCCCGCTGCAATAG
- a CDS encoding purine-cytosine permease family protein encodes MVAESDQSAGQTSTAAEFTELPVLRHERIWGFWQFTSVNVGLAIATWAFLSGGTIALFVGVKTAIVATVIGNLVGASLVAMSTCLPSAKYGVEQYTALRSVFGVNGVRALIAVIMPLLAAGWNAVLAIMFGRAVTNILNAVLGTSYDPNGPMVIVMSLLALALAWLTLVHGPVSIAWINKIVAPMLAAMTVAMLIMILVGHSWTELVTAQPLDAFADARLNFAIAVELSFATGFSWWTLMGNLARLTTSQRAAFWPNLVGIFFASAVAGIIGTLAALVLGAVDPTVWMVALGGTALGGLALLFIAFANVTSMVAQTYASGLALIRAIGAPVRRIPWPLFVALLYAPSAIVVFWPTALYDNFFKFIAWIGLVMAPLTAVYLADFYLLRRRRLWLRELYEPEGVSRYTFWWGINPAAFLAVAAGALTYYLLLNPVTFEAAPIFPYTTAAMPALVVTGLVHVLLTLIWVRKAGKGGYRADARHQAHRRHASATAEEGA; translated from the coding sequence ATGGTAGCGGAATCGGACCAGTCGGCAGGGCAGACATCGACCGCGGCCGAGTTCACCGAATTGCCGGTGCTCAGGCACGAACGCATCTGGGGATTCTGGCAGTTCACATCCGTCAATGTCGGGCTGGCGATTGCCACCTGGGCGTTTCTGTCCGGTGGCACCATCGCGCTGTTCGTGGGAGTGAAGACAGCGATCGTGGCCACCGTCATCGGCAACCTCGTGGGCGCGAGCCTGGTGGCGATGAGCACCTGCCTGCCTTCGGCGAAATACGGCGTCGAGCAGTACACCGCTCTGCGCTCGGTGTTCGGAGTGAACGGTGTGCGGGCATTGATCGCCGTGATCATGCCGCTGCTCGCAGCCGGGTGGAACGCCGTGCTTGCGATCATGTTCGGGCGCGCGGTCACCAACATACTCAATGCGGTGCTGGGCACCAGCTATGACCCGAACGGTCCGATGGTGATCGTGATGTCCCTACTGGCCCTGGCCCTCGCCTGGCTCACTCTCGTGCACGGGCCGGTGTCCATCGCGTGGATCAACAAGATCGTCGCCCCGATGCTGGCCGCGATGACCGTGGCGATGCTGATCATGATCTTGGTCGGCCACTCGTGGACGGAACTGGTAACCGCGCAGCCGCTGGACGCGTTCGCAGACGCCCGACTGAACTTCGCCATCGCTGTGGAACTGAGCTTCGCGACCGGATTCTCGTGGTGGACGCTCATGGGTAATCTCGCACGGCTGACCACCAGCCAGCGTGCGGCCTTCTGGCCGAACCTCGTCGGCATCTTCTTCGCCTCCGCGGTTGCCGGAATCATCGGAACGTTGGCCGCGCTCGTCCTCGGCGCGGTGGATCCCACGGTCTGGATGGTGGCCCTCGGCGGGACCGCCCTCGGTGGGCTGGCACTGCTGTTCATCGCTTTCGCCAACGTCACAAGCATGGTGGCGCAGACCTACGCGAGCGGACTTGCGTTGATCCGGGCAATCGGTGCGCCGGTCCGGCGGATTCCCTGGCCGCTGTTCGTGGCATTGCTCTACGCACCGTCAGCCATCGTGGTGTTCTGGCCTACTGCCCTGTACGACAACTTTTTCAAGTTCATCGCATGGATCGGACTGGTAATGGCGCCACTGACGGCCGTGTATCTCGCCGACTTCTACCTGCTGCGTCGGCGGCGCTTGTGGTTACGAGAGCTGTACGAGCCCGAGGGCGTCTCGCGCTACACATTTTGGTGGGGCATCAACCCGGCAGCGTTCCTCGCAGTCGCAGCCGGGGCGCTGACCTACTACCTGCTCCTCAACCCGGTCACCTTCGAGGCAGCGCCCATCTTCCCCTACACCACGGCGGCGATGCCCGCGCTGGTCGTTACGGGGTTGGTCCATGTGCTGCTCACACTGATCTGGGTTCGCAAGGCAGGCAAGGGTGGTTATCGCGCCGATGCTCGTCACCAAGCCCATCGTCGGCATGCTTCAGCTACGGCAGAGGAGGGTGCATGA